The following coding sequences lie in one Bacillota bacterium genomic window:
- a CDS encoding helicase-related protein: protein MRRDGRWRPGDWAWSREYREPVKVIEALDLWGKNVYRVWVPGRDAVIRLQENELSSITEADISSRERLIYTVAAARIADSLAQPDILLAPLEGSVTPLPHQLYALSRAISGNRVRYLLADEVGLGKTIEAGLIMRELKLRGLVRRTLVVAPKGLVMQWVQEMENRFRERFHLLMPAEITALSYFEWDVNVWQRFDQVVVPMDAVKPLESRRGWSRDQVSRYNRERFENLIAAGWDLIIVDEAHRIAGSTDTVARYRLGQGLAEAAPYLLLLTATPHQGKTDSFHRLMALLEREAFPSVESIKRERVAPYVIRTEKRRAIDEKGQPLFKPRRTQLVPVVWQSRHQMQRELYEAVTEYVREGYNRALKEKRNYIGFLMVLMQRLVASSTRAIRTALERRLEVIEQEAPFQINSEIELEEDWWDLDGQEQLEQILKHRLVAFASEREEVKRLLSLARQCEALPDARAEALLEWMYQLQAEENDPELKFLIFTEFIPTQEMLKEFLENRGFSVVCLNGSMGLEERRRVQQEFAGPARVLVSTDAGGEGLNLQFCHVVINYDLPWNPMRLEQRIGRVDRIGQEHVVRALNFVLQDTIEYRVQEVLQEKLAAILADFGVDKMSDVLDSAEMASDFEDLYKEAILSPEEVESRIERLEASLRQRIQEVTTANRLLGEEEQLDSRLVEKISGHPLPYWVERMTVNFLVSEGGAVKPKLAGYDLTWPDGFTMKDVAFSRQEADKHSMSYLSLEEPRVRGLVSRLPLAVAGQPVAKVRLKGLPQISGYWSLWRISLMAENMREVRVLPLFEHEKDGKILIPTARKIWDLLLQEETSIEMQGFISSEESEEIFKELQKQAVHHGHNLFLELKNQYEEYLQKEREKGQYAFQIRRQAIMRVGLPAVRQHRLAELERQEKEWALRLQQKEKILPELSAIIIIYIEGA from the coding sequence TTGAGGCGGGATGGCAGATGGCGGCCCGGTGACTGGGCCTGGAGCCGGGAGTATCGTGAACCGGTGAAGGTTATTGAAGCCCTGGACCTGTGGGGAAAGAACGTCTACCGCGTCTGGGTGCCGGGCCGGGACGCGGTTATCCGTCTTCAGGAAAACGAATTATCCTCGATAACAGAGGCAGACATATCCAGCCGGGAGAGGCTGATTTACACCGTCGCCGCGGCCAGAATCGCGGACAGCCTGGCCCAGCCGGATATCCTGCTGGCGCCTCTCGAAGGCAGCGTCACTCCTTTACCCCACCAGCTCTACGCCCTTTCCCGGGCTATTTCCGGCAACAGGGTCCGGTATCTTCTGGCTGACGAGGTCGGCCTCGGCAAAACAATAGAAGCCGGTTTAATCATGCGCGAGCTGAAGCTCAGGGGACTCGTCAGGCGCACGCTGGTGGTAGCGCCGAAGGGCCTGGTGATGCAGTGGGTGCAGGAAATGGAAAACCGTTTTCGGGAACGCTTTCACCTGCTGATGCCCGCCGAGATCACAGCTCTATCGTACTTTGAATGGGATGTCAACGTCTGGCAGCGGTTTGACCAGGTCGTTGTGCCCATGGACGCCGTAAAGCCTTTGGAATCGCGCCGGGGGTGGAGCAGAGACCAGGTAAGCCGCTATAACCGGGAACGCTTCGAAAACCTTATCGCTGCGGGTTGGGATTTGATTATTGTAGATGAAGCTCACAGAATTGCTGGCAGCACGGATACCGTCGCCAGGTACCGCCTCGGTCAGGGGCTGGCTGAAGCTGCACCGTATCTTCTCCTTCTCACGGCGACGCCCCACCAGGGGAAAACTGATTCATTCCACCGGCTCATGGCCCTCCTCGAGAGGGAGGCTTTCCCCAGCGTCGAGTCCATAAAGCGGGAGAGAGTAGCTCCGTATGTAATCCGCACCGAAAAACGCCGGGCCATTGATGAGAAAGGTCAGCCGTTGTTCAAACCGCGCCGAACCCAGCTGGTGCCCGTGGTATGGCAGTCCCGGCATCAGATGCAGCGGGAACTATACGAGGCGGTGACGGAATATGTGCGGGAAGGATACAACCGGGCGCTGAAAGAAAAGCGAAACTATATCGGCTTTTTGATGGTTCTCATGCAGCGCCTGGTGGCCAGCAGCACCAGGGCAATCCGGACCGCCTTGGAACGGAGACTGGAAGTGATCGAACAAGAAGCTCCGTTTCAAATTAACAGTGAAATAGAGCTGGAAGAAGACTGGTGGGACCTTGACGGGCAGGAACAGCTCGAGCAAATTCTGAAGCACCGTTTAGTTGCGTTCGCCAGTGAACGGGAAGAGGTCAAGCGTCTTCTGTCCCTGGCACGTCAATGCGAGGCCCTGCCCGACGCGCGGGCCGAAGCCTTGCTGGAGTGGATGTACCAGCTGCAGGCCGAAGAAAACGACCCCGAGCTCAAGTTTCTCATCTTTACAGAGTTCATTCCGACCCAGGAGATGCTCAAGGAGTTTCTGGAAAACAGGGGCTTTAGTGTCGTTTGTCTAAACGGGTCCATGGGGCTGGAAGAAAGGCGGAGGGTCCAGCAGGAATTTGCCGGTCCCGCCAGGGTGCTTGTATCCACCGATGCTGGCGGCGAGGGCTTGAATCTGCAGTTTTGCCACGTGGTCATCAACTACGACCTACCGTGGAACCCCATGCGCCTGGAGCAGCGCATCGGCCGGGTGGACCGCATCGGCCAGGAACACGTTGTTCGGGCACTCAACTTCGTCCTGCAGGACACTATTGAATACCGGGTGCAGGAAGTCCTCCAGGAAAAACTGGCCGCCATCCTGGCGGATTTCGGCGTCGATAAGATGAGCGATGTTCTCGACTCGGCCGAGATGGCGTCTGATTTCGAGGATTTGTATAAAGAGGCTATCCTCAGCCCGGAAGAAGTTGAGTCCCGTATTGAACGGCTGGAGGCTTCTCTGCGGCAGCGCATCCAGGAAGTAACCACGGCCAACCGGCTTTTGGGAGAAGAGGAACAGCTCGATTCCCGGCTGGTGGAGAAGATTTCCGGCCATCCGCTTCCGTACTGGGTAGAGCGCATGACCGTTAACTTTTTGGTAAGCGAAGGCGGCGCGGTGAAGCCCAAATTGGCAGGTTATGATTTAACCTGGCCCGATGGCTTCACTATGAAGGACGTGGCTTTCTCCCGGCAGGAAGCAGATAAGCACTCAATGTCTTATCTCAGCCTGGAAGAACCGAGAGTTCGCGGGCTGGTCTCCCGCCTGCCCTTGGCCGTGGCGGGTCAGCCTGTTGCGAAGGTCAGGCTCAAAGGACTGCCGCAGATAAGCGGCTACTGGTCTTTATGGCGGATATCTCTTATGGCGGAAAACATGCGTGAGGTTCGGGTTCTACCCTTGTTCGAGCATGAAAAAGACGGCAAAATACTCATTCCCACCGCACGCAAGATATGGGATTTGTTATTACAGGAAGAAACCTCGATTGAAATGCAGGGTTTTATTTCAAGTGAAGAATCTGAGGAAATCTTTAAAGAACTGCAGAAGCAAGCCGTGCACCACGGGCATAATCTTTTCCTGGAACTCAAGAACCAGTATGAAGAGTACCTGCAGAAAGAGCGGGAAAAAGGCCAATATGCGTTCCAAATTCGCCGGCAGGCCATTATGAGGGTTGGACTGCCCGCTGTGCGCCAGCACCGTCTGGCCGAACTGGAACGCCAAGAGAAAGAATGGGCCCTGCGGTTACAGCAGAAGGAAAAAATCTTGCCGGAACTAAGCGCAATTATCATTATTTACATAGAAGGTGCATGA